In Candidatus Sulfotelmatobacter sp., one genomic interval encodes:
- a CDS encoding glycosyltransferase family 4 protein, with product MTERVATSSPTTVARRVILVTEQVRPGGKRSHVETLRDGLREIGWDATIVDWARLSWLERAWVAGPLRVLDRFEPALGHRWMIPAFNRRVAIRVRRERNRGAGPGVIHVQEAGSYAAARGGAGGWPVVLTVHGPWHREIAMVTGLALEHPTIRYLRDLEGVAFREADAVIAVDRAHAEYVRSFGRSDRMWVITNFVDTQVFNDRIPAAPFPDPVERWIAGRPVVFCPRRLTPKNGVPTAVRAMTLLKERGTRCALVVAGYGPQRDEIERLIRELGVADCVWLLGAVAPGQMPAWFRRAALSVVPSVSIVGVEEATSIAALEGQACGRPVVASALGGLREIIEDGETGLLVPPGEPAPLADAIERVLRDADLAERLSRSGAAAIRDRRSHVAAAREYAAIYDQVLGSA from the coding sequence GTGACTGAGCGCGTCGCCACGTCCTCCCCGACGACCGTGGCGCGCCGCGTCATCCTCGTCACCGAGCAGGTGCGCCCGGGCGGCAAGCGCTCGCATGTCGAAACCCTGCGAGACGGGCTGCGCGAGATCGGCTGGGACGCCACGATCGTCGACTGGGCCCGGCTCTCATGGCTCGAACGCGCGTGGGTCGCGGGCCCGCTGCGCGTACTCGATCGCTTCGAGCCCGCGCTGGGGCATCGTTGGATGATTCCGGCCTTCAACCGGCGAGTCGCGATACGCGTGCGGCGCGAGCGCAACCGCGGCGCCGGGCCCGGCGTGATCCACGTTCAGGAGGCCGGGAGCTACGCGGCCGCTCGGGGCGGCGCCGGCGGCTGGCCGGTGGTGCTGACCGTTCACGGCCCCTGGCATCGCGAGATCGCCATGGTCACCGGGCTCGCTCTCGAGCACCCCACCATCCGCTACCTGCGCGACCTCGAGGGGGTCGCGTTTCGCGAGGCGGATGCGGTGATTGCGGTGGACCGCGCGCACGCCGAGTACGTGCGCTCGTTCGGCCGCTCGGACCGGATGTGGGTCATCACCAACTTCGTCGACACCCAGGTGTTCAACGATCGAATCCCCGCGGCGCCGTTTCCCGATCCGGTCGAGCGCTGGATCGCGGGTCGTCCGGTGGTGTTCTGCCCGCGCCGCTTGACGCCGAAGAACGGTGTGCCCACCGCGGTCCGGGCGATGACGCTGCTCAAGGAACGGGGGACACGTTGTGCGCTGGTGGTGGCCGGCTACGGGCCGCAGCGCGACGAGATCGAGCGGCTGATTCGCGAGCTGGGGGTCGCCGATTGCGTCTGGCTGCTGGGTGCGGTGGCGCCGGGGCAGATGCCGGCCTGGTTCCGGCGCGCCGCTCTGTCGGTGGTGCCGTCGGTGTCGATCGTGGGCGTCGAGGAAGCCACCTCGATCGCGGCGCTCGAGGGCCAGGCGTGCGGTCGTCCGGTGGTGGCCTCGGCGCTGGGCGGATTGCGCGAGATCATCGAGGATGGCGAGACCGGCCTGCTGGTGCCGCCCGGGGAGCCGGCGCCGCTCGCCGACGCGATCGAGCGCGTGCTGAGAGACGCCGACCTCGCCGAGCGGCTGTCGCGCTCCGGCGCCGCGGCGATCCGCGATCGTCGCTCGCATGTCGCGGCGGCCCGCGAGTACGCCGCGATCTACGACCAGGTGCTCGGCTCGGCCTGA
- a CDS encoding oligosaccharide flippase family protein gives MNLAAPPVRSFARGTVSRDAAWSLAYSAVVRLATLAASVVLARMIGPSGTGAFGVALQVTALGSMLATFNLPQSLSRHLASTEDPARRHRLLRTSGWLLLGLSTLTGTALMALSSWLARSVYHVPELAPVLFWCGPLVIATSATSWVEGALQGLRRFSSLTLWGVLVSVLDLTLGSLAAAFGVVWVLVSRSMIRALAAAGAVARWFRGAPAGTSPGTFASTAAPLLGFAGPTLLATATVLATQTVLRLLLVRSSALVAAGQYQAADSIAQGLSLIPTAASIAFMRSVAMGAEAGYPGLAVSLRRGLERLAGSNLPLCLLLMGVLPWATVALFGHEFTRSRPVLVLLSASYGLQGPSALFGAAILGRGEVWTGAFLNLMWAGVVLGAFTLAGAPLGAVGAAIAMLSGYFVLLVVCALALAPRWSVPLKSLAPAILATVGSLALGCSLALTPGVPPLVTALVCVALAGAVAVRWGLPAISSAARGAGD, from the coding sequence ATGAACCTGGCCGCTCCCCCCGTCCGCAGCTTCGCTCGCGGGACGGTCAGCCGCGACGCCGCCTGGTCGCTGGCGTACAGCGCCGTCGTGCGGCTCGCCACGTTGGCCGCCTCGGTCGTGTTGGCGCGAATGATCGGCCCGTCCGGCACCGGGGCGTTCGGAGTGGCGCTCCAGGTGACGGCACTGGGCAGCATGCTGGCGACGTTCAATCTCCCGCAGAGCCTGTCACGCCATCTGGCGTCGACAGAAGATCCGGCGCGCCGCCATCGCCTGCTGCGCACCTCGGGCTGGCTGCTGCTCGGACTCTCGACCCTCACCGGAACCGCGCTGATGGCGCTCTCGAGCTGGCTCGCGCGAAGCGTCTACCACGTTCCCGAGCTGGCGCCGGTGCTGTTCTGGTGCGGGCCGCTGGTGATCGCGACCTCGGCCACTTCGTGGGTCGAGGGAGCGCTTCAGGGGCTGCGCCGATTTTCGTCGCTCACGCTCTGGGGCGTGCTGGTCTCGGTGCTCGACCTCACGCTGGGATCGCTGGCCGCGGCGTTCGGCGTGGTGTGGGTGCTGGTCAGTCGTTCGATGATCCGCGCGCTGGCGGCGGCGGGCGCGGTGGCGCGCTGGTTCCGTGGCGCGCCCGCCGGCACGAGCCCCGGCACCTTCGCCTCGACCGCAGCGCCGCTGCTCGGCTTCGCGGGTCCCACCCTGCTCGCGACCGCGACCGTGCTCGCCACGCAGACCGTGCTGCGCCTGCTGCTGGTGCGGAGCTCGGCGCTGGTGGCCGCGGGGCAATATCAGGCCGCCGACAGCATCGCCCAGGGACTGAGTCTCATTCCGACCGCCGCTTCGATCGCGTTCATGCGATCGGTGGCGATGGGCGCGGAGGCCGGCTACCCCGGACTCGCGGTGTCGTTGCGGCGCGGGCTCGAGCGGCTGGCGGGCTCCAATCTGCCGCTGTGTCTGCTGCTCATGGGCGTGTTGCCGTGGGCCACCGTCGCGCTGTTCGGTCACGAGTTCACCCGCTCGCGTCCGGTGCTGGTGCTGCTTTCCGCGTCCTACGGATTGCAGGGTCCGTCGGCTTTGTTTGGCGCCGCCATCCTCGGACGCGGCGAGGTGTGGACCGGGGCGTTCCTCAATCTGATGTGGGCCGGCGTGGTGCTCGGGGCGTTCACGCTCGCCGGGGCGCCGCTCGGTGCGGTGGGCGCGGCGATCGCGATGCTGTCCGGCTATTTCGTGCTGCTGGTGGTGTGTGCTCTGGCGCTGGCCCCGCGCTGGTCGGTTCCGCTGAAGAGCCTGGCCCCCGCGATCCTGGCGACGGTCGGCAGCCTTGCGCTCGGCTGCTCGCTGGCGCTGACCCCCGGAGTTCCGCCGCTGGTGACGGCCCTGGTGTGCGTGGCGCTCGCCGGCGCGGTTGCGGTCCGCTGGGGTCTGCCCGCGATTTCGTCCGCCGCTCGAGGCGCCGGTGACTGA